From a region of the Catalinimonas alkaloidigena genome:
- a CDS encoding head GIN domain-containing protein, producing the protein MKTKLFFSLCFAMVTGLVWAQTGKVRTFSDFSGLRISGPFDVYLEQGDAPQVRIDGDNEAVEKIETELDGNTLRIRLKDEKNNWKWWNDHDDIKVYVTYRSLRELHVSGSGDIFGRSPIRSESFEVRGSGSGDIELADVQTDHLEVSMSGSGDLEIAGRAREQDLRVSGSGDIEAFGLKSERAHVSISGSSDINLNVSESLEASVSGSGDIRYKGQPRIERMRVSGSGEIRQAN; encoded by the coding sequence ATGAAAACCAAACTCTTCTTCTCCCTTTGCTTTGCGATGGTAACCGGCCTGGTTTGGGCGCAAACCGGCAAAGTACGCACGTTTTCCGATTTCAGCGGGCTGCGCATCAGCGGTCCCTTCGACGTGTACCTGGAACAGGGCGACGCCCCACAGGTGCGGATCGACGGCGACAACGAAGCGGTCGAAAAAATTGAGACGGAACTCGACGGCAACACGCTGCGCATCCGCCTGAAAGACGAAAAGAACAACTGGAAATGGTGGAACGACCACGACGACATCAAAGTGTACGTCACCTACCGCAGCCTGCGCGAACTGCATGTGTCGGGCTCGGGCGACATTTTCGGGCGCTCGCCGATCCGCAGTGAATCGTTCGAAGTGCGGGGCAGCGGCTCGGGCGACATTGAACTGGCCGACGTCCAGACCGACCACCTGGAGGTATCGATGTCGGGCTCGGGCGACCTGGAAATTGCCGGACGCGCCCGCGAACAGGACCTGCGCGTGTCGGGCTCGGGCGACATCGAGGCGTTCGGGCTGAAAAGCGAGCGCGCCCACGTGTCGATCAGCGGTTCCAGCGACATCAACCTGAACGTCAGCGAATCGCTCGAAGCGAGCGTCTCGGGTTCGGGCGACATCCGTTACAAAGGTCAGCCCCGCATCGAACGGATGCGCGTGTCGGGCTCCGGCGAAATCCGCCAGGCCAACTAA
- a CDS encoding RelA/SpoT family protein, with protein sequence MELEVLDLESEKQEILRRYRRLLRVARPILRDGDAKLIKKAFNTANDAHRDMRRKSGEPYIFHPLAVAQIVVEEIGLGTTSIVSALLHDVVEDTDLELSDIERNFGAKVAKIIDGLTKISGVFQQGSSEQAENFRKMLLTLSDDVRVILIKLADRLHNMRTLDSMPRNKQLKIASETSYIYAPLAHRLGLYNIKTELEDLCLKYTEPEVYRDIARKIRQTKAARNKFIRDFIAPIQNALHEHGFDFTIKGRPKSIHSIWNKMKKQNIPFEKVYDLFAIRIILKTEPENEKAACWQAYSLVTDFYKPNTDRLRDWISMAKSNGYESLHTTVMSKPGQWVEVQIRTDRMDEIAEKGYAAHWKYKSGAVVNGKPVSGLDMWINQVREMLEQSDSSAIEFVDEFRNNLYNEELFVFTPKGDLRNLPAGSTALDFAFEIHSEIGAHCLGAKVNQKLVPLSYKLRNGDQVEILTSGKQKPNEDWLNFVVTTKAKTRIKNHLKEESKQIVNEGRALVIKKLKQNKIELTDVLTNEMRAFFDAKTPADLFHRFGKGSLAPADIRRFLEVKESKKSQKAPEVQDAKTFAKEIRKVHEEDMLLIGEDMDSIDYVFAKCCNPIPGDDVFGFVTVTEGIRIHRTNCPNAAELMSRYGYRVIKAKWTSQHELAFLAGLKIRGTDRVGLVNDVTRIISNELKVNMRSITVGTDDGVFEGSIMLFVHDTKHLEELIDKLKRVKGIETVTRFDSESEKEVKSA encoded by the coding sequence ATGGAACTAGAAGTGCTTGACCTGGAAAGCGAAAAGCAGGAGATCTTACGTCGTTACCGACGGCTGCTGCGCGTGGCCCGACCGATTTTGCGTGACGGAGATGCGAAACTGATCAAGAAAGCCTTCAACACGGCCAACGACGCGCACCGCGACATGCGCCGGAAATCGGGAGAGCCCTACATTTTCCATCCGCTGGCCGTGGCGCAGATCGTGGTGGAAGAGATCGGCCTGGGCACCACCTCGATCGTGTCGGCATTGTTGCACGACGTGGTGGAGGATACCGACCTGGAACTGAGCGACATCGAGCGCAATTTCGGGGCGAAGGTCGCTAAAATCATCGACGGCCTGACCAAGATTTCAGGCGTATTCCAACAGGGCTCGTCCGAACAGGCGGAGAACTTCCGCAAGATGCTCCTGACCCTTTCGGACGACGTGCGCGTGATTCTGATCAAGCTGGCCGACCGGCTGCACAACATGCGGACGCTCGACAGCATGCCGCGCAACAAGCAGCTCAAGATCGCCTCCGAAACGTCGTACATCTACGCGCCGCTGGCCCACCGCCTGGGGCTCTATAACATCAAAACCGAACTGGAAGACCTCTGCCTGAAGTACACCGAGCCGGAGGTTTACCGCGACATTGCCCGGAAGATCCGCCAGACCAAGGCGGCCCGCAACAAATTTATTCGCGACTTCATCGCGCCCATTCAGAACGCCCTGCACGAGCACGGGTTCGACTTCACGATCAAAGGACGCCCCAAGAGCATCCACTCGATCTGGAACAAGATGAAGAAGCAGAACATCCCGTTCGAGAAGGTCTACGACCTGTTCGCGATCCGCATCATCCTCAAAACCGAACCGGAAAACGAAAAGGCCGCCTGTTGGCAGGCGTATTCGCTCGTGACGGACTTCTACAAGCCCAACACCGATCGCCTGCGCGACTGGATTTCGATGGCGAAAAGCAACGGCTACGAGTCGCTGCACACCACCGTCATGAGCAAACCCGGCCAGTGGGTCGAGGTGCAGATCCGTACCGACCGGATGGACGAAATTGCGGAGAAGGGCTACGCCGCCCACTGGAAATACAAGAGCGGCGCGGTCGTGAACGGCAAGCCGGTGTCGGGGTTGGACATGTGGATCAACCAGGTGCGCGAGATGCTGGAGCAGTCCGATTCGTCGGCCATTGAGTTTGTCGACGAGTTTCGTAACAATTTATACAACGAAGAGCTGTTCGTCTTCACGCCGAAGGGCGACCTACGCAACCTGCCGGCTGGTTCGACCGCGCTCGATTTTGCGTTCGAGATCCACAGCGAAATCGGGGCGCACTGCCTCGGGGCGAAAGTCAACCAGAAACTGGTGCCGCTGAGTTACAAGCTGCGCAACGGCGATCAGGTCGAGATTCTGACGTCGGGCAAACAAAAGCCAAACGAAGACTGGCTCAACTTTGTGGTGACGACCAAGGCCAAGACGCGGATCAAAAATCACCTCAAGGAGGAGAGCAAGCAGATTGTGAACGAAGGACGGGCGCTGGTGATCAAGAAGCTGAAGCAGAACAAGATCGAGCTGACCGACGTGCTCACCAACGAGATGCGCGCCTTTTTCGATGCCAAAACGCCGGCCGACTTGTTCCACCGGTTCGGGAAGGGCTCGCTGGCCCCGGCCGACATCCGCCGCTTCCTGGAAGTAAAAGAGAGCAAAAAGTCGCAGAAGGCCCCGGAAGTGCAGGACGCCAAGACCTTCGCCAAGGAGATTCGCAAGGTGCACGAAGAGGACATGCTGCTGATTGGGGAGGACATGGACTCGATCGACTACGTGTTTGCCAAGTGTTGCAACCCCATTCCCGGCGACGACGTGTTCGGGTTTGTTACGGTCACCGAGGGCATCCGCATCCACCGCACCAATTGCCCGAACGCTGCCGAGCTGATGTCGCGCTACGGCTACCGGGTCATCAAAGCCAAGTGGACCTCGCAGCACGAACTGGCGTTTCTGGCGGGCCTGAAAATACGCGGTACCGACCGCGTGGGGCTGGTCAACGACGTAACGCGGATCATCTCCAACGAGCTGAAGGTGAACATGCGTTCGATTACCGTCGGCACCGACGACGGCGTGTTCGAAGGGTCGATCATGCTGTTTGTGCACGACACCAAGCACCTGGAGGAGTTGATCGACAAGCTGAAGCGCGTCAAGGGCATCGAGACCGTGACGCGCTTCGACTCCGAGAGCGAGAAAGAGGTGAAGTCAGCGTAG
- a CDS encoding prolyl oligopeptidase family serine peptidase, whose translation MSKLRLSLFTFLLAAPTFAQTLDTLTVATIMRDPKWIGPQPENIVWDDNSRTFYFSWNPGGAFASDSLYKYDLGAEAPIKLSPAERRQLPPSRGGQYDAKRLRKVYAQEGDLYLRNLASGAVRRLTNTWDQESDPKFTADGKKVVFRREKDLYLLSLGDGTLEQVIHFTAGKKPGKAAQPAEKTRDAWLAEQQLALMEVLRERKAQEDLADSLKKQNDVKRKGEVYTHDRTVSDAQLSADGRYVTYTLYKPANDPTTLVPDYVTRSGYTTDIQARSKVGGPQPTQELFVYDRDRDSAYAVRTDDLPGIRTVPEFRNAYATPTPAPSRPAKRRKKAAAADTTQAAPKAVALYGPVYPEGDFSVERPAIVVRSRDNKDRWIGLLNLTDGTIQVLDHQHDEAWIGGPGIGSYGGPGNLGWLDATHLWFQSEKTGYAHLYVADVRTGEIKALTQGKYEVQEAQLSRDRSAFYLLTNAQHPGEKQLYRLDVAPDGTPRGEAQRLTQLEGANEPTLSPDEKWIVVRHSFSNEPWDLFLIPNIPDTTEAPAPIRITDSRSEAFKSYPWRAPEVITFAARDGAEVHARLYRPEDTTQTGGPAVVFVHGAGYLQNAHRWWSSYFREYMFHNLLADRGYTVLDIDYRGSAGYGRDWRTGIYRYMGDKDLTDQVDGARMLTERYGIDAKRIGIYGGSYGGFITLMAMFTQPNVFAAGAALRSVTDWAHYNHGYTSNILNEPTTDSLAYVRSSPIYFAEGLQGALLMCHGMVDTNVHFQDIVRLTQRLIELGKDNWELAVYPVESHGFVEPSSWTDEYKRILKLFEENLR comes from the coding sequence ATGAGCAAACTTCGCCTCTCTCTTTTTACCTTTTTACTGGCCGCCCCCACCTTTGCCCAGACGCTGGACACGCTGACCGTCGCCACCATCATGCGCGACCCGAAGTGGATCGGTCCGCAACCGGAAAACATCGTGTGGGATGACAACAGCCGCACCTTCTACTTTTCGTGGAATCCGGGGGGCGCTTTTGCGTCCGATTCGCTGTACAAGTACGACCTCGGTGCCGAAGCGCCCATCAAGCTTTCCCCGGCCGAACGCCGCCAGCTTCCCCCCTCGCGCGGCGGGCAGTACGACGCCAAACGCCTCCGGAAGGTCTATGCCCAGGAGGGCGATCTGTACCTGCGGAACCTGGCCTCCGGTGCAGTGCGCCGCCTGACCAACACGTGGGATCAGGAGAGCGACCCGAAGTTTACGGCCGACGGCAAAAAGGTGGTATTCAGACGCGAAAAAGACCTTTACCTGCTGTCGCTCGGTGACGGAACGCTCGAACAGGTCATCCACTTTACGGCCGGCAAGAAACCCGGCAAAGCCGCTCAACCCGCGGAAAAAACCCGCGATGCGTGGCTGGCCGAACAGCAACTGGCGCTGATGGAGGTGCTGCGCGAGCGCAAAGCCCAGGAAGACCTGGCCGACTCGCTGAAGAAGCAGAACGACGTGAAACGCAAGGGCGAAGTTTACACCCACGACCGCACCGTGAGCGACGCGCAACTCAGTGCCGACGGCCGGTACGTCACCTATACCCTCTACAAACCGGCCAACGACCCCACTACCCTTGTGCCCGATTACGTGACGCGCTCGGGCTATACGACCGACATCCAGGCACGTAGCAAAGTGGGGGGACCGCAGCCCACGCAGGAGCTTTTTGTGTACGACCGCGACCGCGACAGTGCCTACGCCGTCCGGACCGACGATCTGCCCGGCATCCGCACGGTGCCCGAGTTCCGGAACGCGTACGCAACGCCGACGCCCGCCCCCTCGCGCCCGGCAAAGCGGCGTAAAAAAGCGGCCGCCGCCGACACAACCCAGGCCGCACCGAAAGCCGTGGCGCTGTACGGACCGGTGTACCCGGAAGGAGATTTTTCGGTAGAGCGGCCCGCCATCGTCGTGCGCTCGCGTGACAACAAAGACCGCTGGATCGGCCTCCTGAACCTGACCGACGGCACCATTCAGGTCCTGGACCACCAGCACGACGAAGCCTGGATCGGCGGCCCCGGCATCGGCTCATACGGCGGGCCGGGCAACCTCGGCTGGCTGGATGCGACGCACCTCTGGTTTCAGTCGGAAAAGACCGGCTATGCGCACCTGTACGTGGCCGACGTCCGGACCGGAGAGATTAAGGCCCTCACCCAGGGAAAGTACGAAGTGCAGGAAGCGCAACTGTCGCGCGACCGCTCCGCGTTCTACCTGCTGACCAATGCACAGCATCCGGGCGAAAAGCAGCTGTACCGGCTGGACGTTGCGCCCGACGGCACGCCCCGCGGAGAAGCACAGCGCCTGACGCAACTGGAAGGGGCCAACGAGCCGACCCTTTCGCCCGACGAAAAGTGGATCGTCGTGCGCCACTCGTTCAGCAACGAACCGTGGGATCTTTTTCTGATCCCCAACATTCCGGACACGACGGAAGCACCCGCCCCGATCCGGATTACCGATTCGCGCAGTGAGGCCTTCAAGTCGTACCCGTGGCGCGCGCCCGAAGTGATCACGTTTGCCGCCCGCGACGGGGCCGAGGTACATGCCCGCCTCTACCGCCCGGAGGATACCACCCAAACGGGCGGCCCCGCGGTGGTATTCGTGCACGGAGCGGGGTACTTGCAAAACGCCCACCGCTGGTGGAGCAGCTACTTCCGCGAGTACATGTTTCATAACCTGCTGGCCGACCGGGGCTACACCGTGCTCGACATCGACTACCGGGGCAGTGCCGGCTACGGTCGCGACTGGCGGACAGGCATTTACCGGTACATGGGCGACAAAGACCTGACCGATCAGGTAGACGGCGCACGCATGCTGACCGAGCGGTACGGCATCGACGCCAAGCGCATTGGCATTTACGGCGGCTCGTACGGCGGTTTCATCACGCTGATGGCCATGTTCACCCAGCCGAACGTGTTTGCGGCCGGGGCAGCGCTCCGCTCCGTCACCGACTGGGCGCACTATAACCACGGCTACACGTCCAACATCCTGAACGAACCGACAACCGACAGTCTGGCCTACGTGCGCAGTTCGCCCATCTATTTCGCCGAGGGGCTGCAGGGCGCGCTGCTGATGTGCCACGGCATGGTCGACACCAACGTCCATTTTCAGGACATTGTGCGGCTGACGCAACGGCTGATCGAATTAGGAAAAGATAATTGGGAACTGGCCGTCTATCCGGTAGAGAGCCACGGGTTTGTGGAGCCCAGCAGTTGGACCGACGAATACAAACGCATTCTGAAGCTGTTCGAAGAAAACCTACGCTGA
- a CDS encoding porin family protein, which produces MKKLLFLGALLLCTWTARAQFGVHVGVLSGYHLSRVRDPQLHDSPNFQALRTFKPAPVGFTLGYHSSDEVGLLAQAIFTQLGQEYAVYLDDERVGTRSIDLNYLTVPLLVRFATSPKYRFGVHMSAGPQLSFLLKGQEYLDSDQEGERLYVARSKPTTDEPAFYSEMHQLNRFDLGGTVAAGMFFYVSKTVYLTAQFKMSANLRDMRSDDWIAAEESEYAADPEHYAGEMGRRRVSWSGVEVGLNYVLPFYAERNAHLRRRQ; this is translated from the coding sequence ATGAAGAAACTACTTTTCCTGGGGGCGCTGCTGCTGTGCACCTGGACTGCTCGCGCCCAGTTTGGCGTTCATGTCGGCGTACTGAGCGGCTATCACCTGAGCCGCGTTCGGGATCCGCAGCTTCACGACTCACCCAATTTTCAGGCCCTGCGTACGTTCAAACCCGCCCCGGTGGGCTTTACGCTGGGCTATCACTCGTCGGACGAAGTAGGACTGCTGGCGCAGGCAATTTTCACCCAACTGGGGCAGGAGTATGCCGTTTACCTCGACGACGAACGCGTCGGAACCCGCTCCATCGACCTGAACTACCTGACGGTGCCGCTGCTGGTGCGCTTTGCTACCTCACCGAAATACCGTTTCGGGGTGCATATGAGTGCCGGGCCGCAACTTTCGTTTCTGCTGAAAGGGCAGGAGTATTTGGATTCCGATCAGGAAGGGGAACGGCTGTACGTGGCGCGCTCCAAGCCCACTACCGACGAGCCGGCGTTTTACAGCGAGATGCACCAGCTCAACCGGTTCGACCTGGGCGGAACTGTGGCTGCCGGCATGTTCTTTTACGTGAGCAAGACGGTCTACCTGACGGCACAGTTCAAGATGAGCGCCAACCTGCGGGACATGCGCTCGGACGACTGGATCGCGGCAGAAGAGTCGGAATACGCGGCCGATCCGGAACATTATGCAGGGGAGATGGGCCGCCGCCGGGTCAGCTGGTCGGGCGTGGAAGTAGGCCTGAACTACGTGTTGCCCTTCTATGCCGAGCGTAATGCGCACCTGCGCCGTCGGCAGTAA
- a CDS encoding xanthine dehydrogenase family protein molybdopterin-binding subunit → MTVKTTLDRRSFLKASALAGGGLMLSFSWLAGCQQPSPSDTETDALALPDEWFELNSYIKIGANGVVTLMSPNPEFGSNVKTSLPMILADELDVDWQHVVVQQADFFPERFDRQFTGGSQGIRQGWTPLRTAGATARMMLVQAAAQHWNVPAGEITTKAGELQHAKSGRKAGYGELASLAATLPVPEEVPVKAVKDFSIIGTSRKNVEGKNIVTGQPLFGLDYYQEGMLIAMIAHPPAFGMKVKSVDAAKAKAMPGIRDVFTFQTLPDDYERNGFDTTTFTELIAIVGNSTWEVMQAKKALQVEWEAADDQEVIVNGRRGKESVVIPGGLESTAGHKIRMAEMAKKSSEVLRKDGDPEAAFRKAAKVIERTYNAPYLAHNCMEPVNCFAHVTDNQAVLYGPIQAPEFIMQALSACLNMPRKNIQINLARMGGGFGQRAYGHHLVEAAVISQHVQAPVKMVYSREDDMTYGIYRPTYTATYRAGLDENNNLIAFHVKGGGIPEHPVAANRFPAGAVDNYLAEGWKLDSNITIGAFRAPRSNFIGGAEQSFLDEVAELAGKDPIAFRLELLERAKNNPVGTDNDYDPARYAGVLTLVREKSQWEDYTGEAHRGVAAYFCHNTYVAQVLELVMQNNQPVVQNVVAAVDCGIVVNPDAATNMGEGGIVDGIGNALFGEMTFEDGVPTKQNFDRYRLIRQKEAPKNIEIHFVQNEEAPTGLGEPLFPPIFAALANALYKAKGTRYYNQPFRDGDQWLG, encoded by the coding sequence ATGACTGTAAAAACCACCCTGGACCGACGATCTTTTCTGAAAGCCTCTGCCCTGGCGGGCGGCGGTCTGATGCTGAGCTTTAGCTGGCTGGCCGGTTGCCAGCAACCGAGCCCCTCCGACACCGAAACTGACGCCCTGGCCCTCCCGGACGAGTGGTTCGAGCTGAACAGCTACATCAAAATCGGGGCGAACGGCGTGGTCACGCTGATGTCACCCAACCCGGAATTCGGTTCCAACGTAAAAACCTCCCTGCCGATGATCCTGGCCGACGAGCTGGACGTCGACTGGCAGCACGTCGTCGTGCAACAGGCCGACTTCTTCCCCGAGCGGTTCGACCGGCAGTTCACGGGGGGCAGCCAGGGCATCCGACAGGGTTGGACGCCCCTGCGCACCGCCGGAGCCACCGCTCGGATGATGCTGGTGCAAGCCGCCGCCCAACACTGGAACGTTCCGGCCGGTGAGATTACCACGAAGGCGGGCGAACTGCAGCACGCCAAAAGCGGCCGAAAGGCCGGCTACGGAGAACTGGCTTCGCTGGCGGCTACCCTGCCTGTCCCCGAAGAAGTGCCAGTGAAAGCGGTGAAGGATTTTTCGATCATCGGGACGTCGCGCAAAAACGTAGAGGGAAAAAACATCGTGACCGGGCAGCCCTTGTTCGGCCTCGATTATTATCAGGAGGGCATGCTCATCGCCATGATCGCCCACCCGCCGGCATTCGGAATGAAAGTAAAATCGGTGGATGCCGCGAAGGCCAAAGCCATGCCCGGCATCCGGGATGTGTTCACCTTCCAGACCCTGCCGGACGATTACGAACGCAACGGATTCGACACGACCACCTTCACGGAACTGATCGCCATCGTGGGCAATTCCACCTGGGAAGTGATGCAGGCCAAAAAGGCCCTGCAAGTGGAATGGGAAGCGGCCGACGACCAGGAGGTCATTGTGAACGGCAGACGCGGCAAAGAGTCGGTCGTGATTCCCGGAGGCCTCGAAAGCACCGCGGGGCACAAAATCCGGATGGCCGAAATGGCCAAAAAAAGTTCGGAAGTGCTGCGCAAAGACGGCGACCCGGAAGCGGCCTTTCGGAAAGCGGCCAAGGTGATCGAGCGGACCTACAACGCCCCGTATCTGGCCCACAACTGCATGGAACCGGTCAACTGTTTTGCCCACGTCACGGACAACCAAGCGGTACTTTATGGCCCCATTCAGGCACCGGAATTCATCATGCAGGCGCTTTCGGCCTGCCTGAACATGCCCCGCAAAAACATCCAGATCAACCTGGCCCGCATGGGTGGCGGGTTCGGGCAACGTGCCTACGGGCATCACCTGGTGGAAGCCGCCGTCATTTCCCAGCACGTGCAGGCTCCTGTCAAGATGGTCTACAGCCGCGAGGACGACATGACCTACGGCATCTACCGGCCCACTTACACGGCGACCTACCGGGCAGGGCTGGACGAGAACAACAACCTGATTGCCTTCCACGTGAAAGGGGGCGGCATTCCGGAGCACCCGGTAGCAGCCAACCGTTTCCCCGCGGGTGCGGTCGACAACTACCTCGCCGAAGGGTGGAAGCTGGACTCGAACATCACGATCGGGGCCTTCCGCGCGCCGCGCTCCAACTTCATCGGGGGCGCCGAGCAGTCGTTCCTCGACGAAGTGGCCGAACTGGCCGGAAAAGATCCGATCGCCTTCCGGCTGGAACTCCTGGAACGGGCCAAGAACAATCCGGTCGGTACGGACAACGACTACGACCCGGCACGCTACGCGGGGGTACTGACCCTGGTGCGTGAGAAGTCGCAGTGGGAAGATTACACGGGCGAAGCCCACCGGGGGGTGGCGGCGTATTTCTGCCACAACACCTACGTCGCGCAGGTGCTCGAACTGGTCATGCAGAACAACCAGCCCGTCGTTCAGAATGTGGTGGCGGCGGTCGATTGCGGCATCGTCGTCAACCCGGATGCAGCCACCAACATGGGCGAAGGCGGCATTGTGGACGGCATCGGGAATGCCCTGTTCGGGGAGATGACGTTCGAAGACGGTGTCCCGACCAAGCAGAACTTCGACCGCTATCGCCTCATCCGCCAGAAAGAAGCGCCCAAAAACATCGAGATCCACTTTGTTCAGAACGAGGAGGCCCCGACCGGCCTAGGCGAGCCTCTGTTCCCACCGATTTTTGCCGCGCTGGCCAACGCGCTCTACAAAGCCAAAGGCACCCGCTACTACAACCAGCCCTTCCGCGATGGGGATCAGTGGCTGGGATAA
- a CDS encoding (2Fe-2S)-binding protein: MAQFHLLINGKKQQVDVDPATPMLWVLRDHLRLVGTKYGCGIAQCGACTIHLNGTAVRACQLPVSAVGEQPVTTIEGLSENGDHPVQKAWLQLDVPQCGYCQAGQMMSAAALLAQNASPTDEEIESAMNGNLCRCGTYTRIKKAIKTAATL, from the coding sequence ATGGCTCAATTCCACCTTCTGATCAACGGTAAAAAACAACAGGTTGATGTCGACCCCGCCACCCCTATGCTGTGGGTGCTGCGCGACCATCTCCGCCTGGTAGGCACCAAGTACGGCTGCGGCATTGCGCAGTGCGGTGCGTGCACCATCCACCTGAACGGCACCGCCGTGCGCGCCTGTCAACTGCCGGTTTCAGCCGTCGGGGAGCAACCGGTGACCACCATCGAGGGGCTGTCGGAAAACGGCGACCATCCCGTCCAGAAAGCCTGGCTGCAACTGGACGTGCCGCAGTGCGGCTACTGCCAGGCTGGCCAAATGATGAGCGCCGCCGCCCTGCTGGCACAGAACGCGTCGCCGACCGACGAGGAGATCGAATCGGCCATGAACGGAAACCTGTGCCGTTGCGGCACCTACACCCGCATTAAAAAAGCCATCAAAACCGCGGCCACCCTTTAA